Proteins encoded together in one Hevea brasiliensis isolate MT/VB/25A 57/8 chromosome 16, ASM3005281v1, whole genome shotgun sequence window:
- the LOC131174685 gene encoding uncharacterized protein LOC131174685: MEATKLFSSPMLSRRPFLPLQQTKNTKEESHSPRRKIHGELAVVIKAKREGLNGGDYWGHTVDENMIVLRMRIKDMKLLEGRHHDDHQDPCSDWEKKYYVHYNADVCEAMGLLQN, from the coding sequence ATGGAAGCAACCAAGTTGTTCTCATCTCCCATGCTTTCTCGGAGACCCTTTTTACCGCTCCAGCAAACAAAGAACACAAAGGAAGAGAGCCACAGTCCACGCCGGAAAATTCACGGTGAGCTGGCCGTTGTCATCAAGGCAAAAAGAGAAGGATTAAATGGAGGAGATTATTGGGGTCACACTGTGGATGAGAACATGATCGTTTTAAGAATGCGTATCAAGGATATGAAATTATTAGAGGGGAGACATCATGATGATCATCAGGATCCTTGTTCGGATTGGGAGAAGAAATATTACGTGCATTATAATGCAGATGTTTGTGAGGCAATGGGGTTGTTGCAGAATTAG
- the LOC110658967 gene encoding uncharacterized protein LOC110658967: MESTKLFSSPQQTPRQQFSTRKPCCRRLSIAMAFNKRDHNDHGSLVDDNMIVLRVRMREMKMMEEFDYPPSHWMEWEKQYYAHHNYNTDICEAVGLLQNFLMNIRPSLALGILALLSTCVLISTGVVFSHAIEITKRILSGFHLG; encoded by the coding sequence ATGGAATCAACAAAGCTTTTCTCCTCCCCACAGCAAACTCCACGGCAACAGTTTTCCACCAGGAAACCGTGCTGTCGGCGACTAAGCATAGCCATGGCCTTTAATAAACGAGACCATAACGATCATGGTAGCCTTGTGGATGATAACATGATTGTACTGAGAGTACGTATGAGGGAGATGAAGATGATGGAGGAATTTGATTATCCACCTTCCCATTGGATGGAGTGGGAGAAGCAATATTATGCGCACCATAACTACAATACTGATATTTGTGAAGCTGTAGGTCTGCTACAAAATTTCTTGATGAATATCAGGCCAAGTCTGGCTTTAGGGATTCTAGCACTTCTTTCCACTTGTGTGCTCATCTCTACTGGGGTGGTTTTCTCCCATGCCATAGAGATCACTAAGAGAATTTTGTCTGGGTTTCATCTTGGCTAA